One window from the genome of Phycisphaerae bacterium encodes:
- a CDS encoding HD domain-containing protein, giving the protein MEQEQLKKLKAWFDDYAAGFYGSDKVVNANLKLKEEHSRRVCEEMSYLTDELGLSSNQKRIADAIAILHDVGRFKQFVKHRTYSDFKSLNHCLLAVEVIRQEKVLEQADKREKELIEKAIEYHGLIEMPAGLEEETLLFARLIRDADKLDIFYVVMEYSEQYRNDPQKFTLELEFPDNSGYSAEVIEAILCGRRIEYKKLQTLNDMMLCQLGWVYDVNFPATLKRIKHRRFLEKIFDFLPKTEDIGKVTETILKYVDSRIEQDK; this is encoded by the coding sequence ATGGAACAAGAGCAGTTGAAAAAACTCAAGGCATGGTTTGATGATTACGCGGCCGGCTTTTACGGCAGCGATAAGGTTGTAAACGCCAATTTGAAACTGAAAGAAGAGCACAGCCGGCGGGTCTGTGAAGAGATGTCGTATTTGACGGACGAGCTGGGGCTTTCGAGCAATCAAAAGCGGATAGCTGATGCGATAGCGATTCTTCACGATGTCGGACGGTTCAAGCAGTTTGTCAAGCACCGGACATACAGCGATTTCAAAAGTTTGAACCATTGCCTTTTGGCAGTGGAGGTCATTCGCCAGGAGAAGGTGCTCGAGCAGGCAGACAAAAGAGAAAAGGAATTGATTGAAAAAGCTATTGAGTATCACGGGCTGATAGAGATGCCGGCGGGTCTGGAAGAAGAGACTTTGCTGTTTGCGAGATTGATACGTGACGCCGACAAGCTGGATATATTTTATGTGGTGATGGAATACAGCGAACAATACAGAAATGACCCGCAGAAGTTTACGCTGGAGCTGGAATTCCCGGATAACTCGGGGTATTCCGCCGAGGTGATTGAAGCAATTTTATGCGGCCGGCGGATAGAATACAAGAAGCTGCAAACGCTGAACGATATGATGCTTTGCCAGCTCGGATGGGTTTATGACGTGAATTTCCCGGCGACGCTGAAACGGATAAAACATCGCAGGTTTCTGGAAAAAATATTTGATTTTCTGCCGAAGACCGAAGATATTGGCAAGGTGACGGAAACAATACTTAAGTATGTCGATTCGAGAATAGAACAAGATAAGTAA
- a CDS encoding phosphoribosylaminoimidazolesuccinocarboxamide synthase, producing METILQTNIAGLEPIRGKVRDIYDLGDKLLIVATDRISAFDVVMANGIPYKGTILTQISKFWFDFLSDVVEHHLISDKVSNFPAPFCNFEKQLAGRSMLVKKVEVLPIECVVRGYLAGSGWKEYKDSQTVCGQALPAGLRQCEKLPEPVFTPSTKAERGTHDENISFEKCMEILGAEQAEFVHDNSIMIFERASEYAERKGIILADTKFEWGTVGGKIILIDEVLTPDSSRFWPADKYKPGRDQESFDKQFVRNYLESINFDKSGPGVELPDNICKKTSQKYIDAYDKLTGKKFTFGS from the coding sequence ATGGAAACAATTTTGCAAACAAATATAGCTGGATTGGAACCGATAAGAGGCAAGGTCCGCGACATATACGATTTGGGCGATAAGCTGCTGATAGTTGCGACCGACAGGATAAGTGCATTCGACGTGGTTATGGCCAACGGCATACCTTATAAAGGAACTATCCTGACGCAGATTTCAAAATTCTGGTTCGATTTTCTCAGCGATGTTGTTGAGCACCATTTGATTAGCGACAAAGTGAGCAATTTCCCGGCGCCCTTCTGCAACTTCGAGAAGCAATTAGCCGGGCGGAGCATGCTGGTTAAAAAAGTCGAAGTTTTACCGATTGAGTGCGTTGTGCGAGGGTATCTGGCAGGCTCGGGCTGGAAAGAATACAAAGACAGTCAGACCGTTTGCGGACAAGCTCTGCCGGCCGGCCTGCGCCAGTGCGAAAAGCTGCCGGAACCTGTTTTTACGCCTTCGACCAAGGCCGAGAGAGGAACGCACGATGAGAATATCAGCTTCGAGAAGTGCATGGAAATTCTCGGCGCCGAGCAGGCGGAATTCGTGCACGATAACAGCATAATGATTTTTGAAAGGGCAAGCGAGTACGCCGAGAGGAAGGGCATAATCCTGGCTGACACGAAGTTTGAGTGGGGAACTGTCGGCGGCAAGATTATTCTGATTGACGAGGTTTTGACGCCGGACTCTTCGCGTTTTTGGCCGGCCGACAAATACAAGCCGGGCAGGGACCAGGAAAGCTTCGACAAGCAGTTTGTCCGTAACTACCTTGAGAGTATAAATTTTGACAAGTCCGGGCCGGGCGTCGAGCTGCCTGATAATATTTGCAAAAAGACGAGCCAGAAATACATCGATGCTTATGATAAACTGACTGGTAAAAAGTTCACATTCGGCAGTTAA
- a CDS encoding sigma-70 family RNA polymerase sigma factor, with product MKYSKRLELFEKLRSEYAGYLTSTLWKLTGDTEIFTEAFQYALLQIWLNLEKLTSPQAGAYIYRIALSANSKAWRNRIGRDGQIPKEYVLKNPTAPGPADEETINLVRKEIAELPEKQAQAVVMRYIDQRDYRSVADKLNCTEDTARSHVSKAIAVLREKFARFNISES from the coding sequence ATGAAATATTCAAAGCGACTGGAGCTCTTTGAAAAATTAAGAAGCGAGTACGCCGGCTATCTTACCTCCACCCTCTGGAAACTCACCGGCGACACCGAGATTTTCACCGAGGCATTCCAGTATGCTCTCCTGCAAATCTGGCTGAATCTCGAAAAGCTCACAAGCCCACAAGCCGGCGCATACATCTATCGAATCGCACTGTCTGCCAACTCGAAGGCGTGGCGAAACAGAATCGGCAGGGATGGCCAAATCCCAAAAGAATACGTGCTTAAAAACCCAACAGCCCCCGGCCCCGCCGATGAAGAAACAATCAATCTGGTTAGAAAGGAAATTGCAGAACTACCAGAAAAACAGGCCCAGGCGGTTGTGATGCGATACATCGACCAGCGAGATTACCGCTCAGTCGCCGACAAACTAAACTGCACCGAAGATACCGCTCGCTCCCACGTCTCAAAGGCAATCGCTGTGCTGAGAGAAAAATTTGCTCGTTTTAATATATCGGAGTCCTGA
- a CDS encoding DUF6485 family protein has product MECKKEKNLKDCNCSYPGCSRKGICCECLSYHLSSRELPGCCFPDNVEKTYDRSFRAFAKAWKL; this is encoded by the coding sequence ATGGAATGCAAAAAAGAAAAAAATCTCAAAGACTGCAACTGTTCATATCCTGGCTGCAGCAGAAAAGGTATATGCTGCGAATGTTTGAGCTATCATTTATCATCCAGAGAATTGCCCGGCTGCTGTTTCCCTGATAACGTCGAAAAAACTTACGATCGCAGCTTCAGGGCCTTCGCAAAAGCGTGGAAGCTTTGA
- a CDS encoding EamA family transporter: MRLWLLCGLLASLCWGTYVVLNKIVTSPKYCGIPSSTSALLMGIGALTTLIIYFFLANGTFQHCKPSLCILAILPGCIWALGMCAVLFAISKEAPISKLAIVYNTNTLVAVVLGVVFLKEALCGAELFRVVIGGLLVTVGIILASWN, translated from the coding sequence ATGCGATTATGGCTTTTATGTGGTTTGCTGGCATCTTTGTGCTGGGGAACTTATGTAGTCTTAAACAAGATAGTTACCAGTCCAAAGTATTGTGGAATCCCGAGTTCTACAAGTGCTTTGTTGATGGGAATAGGAGCCCTTACTACCTTGATTATTTACTTCTTCCTCGCAAACGGGACATTCCAGCACTGTAAACCAAGTCTTTGTATACTTGCTATTCTTCCCGGTTGTATTTGGGCCCTTGGAATGTGTGCCGTACTTTTCGCAATCAGCAAGGAAGCCCCTATCTCAAAGCTGGCGATTGTTTACAACACGAACACCTTGGTGGCAGTGGTTTTAGGGGTTGTTTTTCTTAAAGAGGCACTATGCGGCGCCGAATTGTTCAGGGTAGTAATCGGTGGCTTGCTTGTGACAGTTGGCATAATATTAGCAAGCTGGAATTAG
- a CDS encoding TGS domain-containing protein has product MPANLTPDYYKAEQWYREATTNEEKIIALEQMLAVMPKHKGTDHLKADLRRKLSALKEAPVGKAKGKHVDIFHVQRNGVGQIVLIGTPNCGKSSIVAALTNAKVHIAEFPFATAMPVPGMMMFEDVQIQLVDMPPITADHIAPGQVGTYRNCDLIAIVIDLSADVTEQMRICLDFLESKNLLIDEQTPAADGLGNVLGKKALCICTKCDIAKPGSLEALKQACKYQFEFVEISTETAKGLDKLPALLFHLLGIIRIYAKPPGKKPDMADPFTLPVGSNVSDLATAIHRELADKLKFAKIWGTDVYQGQNVQKNHILSDKDIIELHFA; this is encoded by the coding sequence ATGCCAGCGAACCTGACGCCAGATTATTACAAGGCTGAGCAATGGTACCGCGAAGCGACTACCAATGAGGAGAAAATCATTGCGCTGGAGCAGATGCTGGCGGTTATGCCCAAGCACAAGGGTACCGACCACCTCAAAGCTGATCTTCGCAGGAAACTCAGCGCCTTAAAAGAAGCCCCCGTCGGCAAAGCAAAAGGCAAACACGTCGATATCTTCCACGTCCAGAGAAACGGCGTGGGCCAAATCGTTCTCATAGGGACGCCTAACTGCGGCAAAAGCTCCATCGTTGCCGCTTTGACTAATGCGAAGGTCCATATAGCCGAGTTTCCGTTTGCGACAGCAATGCCCGTCCCAGGAATGATGATGTTCGAGGACGTCCAGATTCAGCTCGTCGATATGCCGCCTATCACCGCCGACCACATTGCCCCCGGCCAGGTGGGGACATACCGCAACTGTGATTTGATTGCTATCGTCATTGACCTGTCCGCCGACGTGACCGAGCAAATGCGAATCTGCCTGGATTTCCTCGAATCAAAAAACCTGCTTATTGATGAACAGACGCCCGCCGCAGATGGTCTCGGCAACGTCCTCGGCAAAAAGGCCCTCTGCATCTGCACAAAGTGCGATATCGCCAAACCAGGCTCGCTTGAAGCCCTCAAGCAAGCCTGCAAATACCAGTTCGAATTTGTGGAAATTTCTACCGAGACCGCCAAGGGGCTCGACAAGCTCCCCGCTTTATTATTCCATTTATTAGGCATCATCCGCATCTATGCCAAGCCGCCGGGCAAAAAACCTGATATGGCAGATCCATTCACACTGCCGGTTGGCTCGAACGTTTCAGACCTGGCTACTGCCATCCACAGAGAGTTGGCGGATAAATTGAAATTCGCAAAAATCTGGGGCACGGACGTCTATCAAGGCCAAAACGTCCAGAAAAACCACATCCTCAGCGACAAAGACATTATCGAATTGCATTTCGCCTGA
- a CDS encoding 3-isopropylmalate dehydrogenase: MKVAKSYKIAVMPGDGTGPEVTAEAVKVLKAAADKFKFKVDLTSFDFGGERYKRTGETLPDSAIKELRKFDAILLGAIGHPDVAPGILEKGILLKARFELDQYINLRPVKLYPGVETPLKDKGPDDINFVVVRENTGDAYTGTGGFTMKGTPQEVAVQSAVYSRFQVDRCLKYAFEYARKYGKKATGRGENNTLALCGKTNVLTYIYDLWERAFHEMGQKEYPDIKREYYHVDATCMWFVKNPEWFDVIVTGNMFGDIITDLGAMIQGGMGIAAGGNLNPEGVSMFEPIGGSAPKYTGKGVINPLAAICAGQMLLASLGEEKAAERIEKAVMFTTANKLKSLAAGKMGYSTSQVGDIVAEKVAE; encoded by the coding sequence TTGAAAGTGGCGAAGAGTTACAAAATTGCGGTGATGCCTGGTGACGGAACTGGGCCGGAAGTGACTGCGGAAGCGGTAAAGGTATTAAAAGCTGCCGCGGATAAATTCAAATTCAAAGTTGATTTGACCAGTTTTGATTTCGGCGGCGAAAGATACAAAAGGACAGGCGAGACCCTGCCCGACAGCGCCATAAAAGAGCTTCGTAAATTCGATGCGATTCTGCTCGGCGCTATCGGCCATCCCGACGTTGCGCCTGGAATTCTGGAAAAGGGAATTTTACTCAAGGCCCGTTTCGAACTTGACCAGTATATCAATCTGCGCCCAGTGAAGCTCTATCCCGGCGTCGAGACGCCGTTAAAAGATAAAGGCCCGGACGACATAAACTTTGTCGTTGTCCGCGAAAACACCGGCGATGCATACACCGGCACGGGCGGCTTCACAATGAAGGGAACGCCGCAGGAAGTGGCGGTGCAGTCGGCGGTCTATTCCCGCTTTCAGGTTGACCGCTGCCTGAAATATGCGTTCGAATACGCCCGCAAGTACGGCAAGAAAGCGACCGGCAGAGGTGAAAACAATACCCTCGCTCTCTGTGGAAAAACAAACGTCTTAACGTATATCTACGACCTGTGGGAAAGGGCCTTCCACGAAATGGGCCAAAAAGAATATCCGGATATCAAAAGAGAATACTATCACGTGGACGCCACCTGTATGTGGTTTGTGAAAAATCCCGAATGGTTCGACGTGATTGTTACAGGCAATATGTTCGGCGATATCATTACCGACTTAGGTGCGATGATTCAGGGCGGGATGGGTATCGCCGCAGGCGGCAATCTTAACCCTGAAGGCGTCAGTATGTTCGAGCCTATCGGCGGCAGTGCGCCAAAATATACCGGCAAAGGCGTAATTAATCCGTTAGCTGCCATCTGTGCGGGACAAATGCTCCTCGCCTCCCTCGGCGAAGAAAAGGCAGCCGAAAGAATAGAAAAGGCTGTAATGTTCACAACCGCCAACAAGCTCAAATCGCTCGCGGCTGGGAAAATGGGATACTCAACCAGCCAGGTCGGAGATATAGTTGCAGAAAAAGTAGCTGAATAG
- a CDS encoding 3-isopropylmalate dehydratase small subunit, with the protein MGAAHLYNRDHINTDEIIPARYLNTDDRVELAKHCLEDLDPGFVKKVKKGDCIVVGEDFGCGSSREHAVWSICGAGVQTVIAKSFARIFYRNAIDNGFYVIELPDALEKISDGDELKIDFKAGLIRNETTGVDIKFNPLPDFALEIISDGGLLEHITKTHK; encoded by the coding sequence ATGGGTGCAGCACACTTATATAATAGAGATCACATTAATACGGATGAGATTATACCGGCCCGGTATTTGAATACCGATGACAGGGTTGAGCTTGCAAAGCATTGTCTCGAAGATTTAGACCCAGGCTTTGTCAAAAAAGTCAAGAAGGGCGATTGTATAGTTGTCGGCGAGGATTTCGGCTGCGGCTCATCGAGAGAGCATGCCGTCTGGTCTATTTGCGGCGCAGGCGTGCAGACCGTAATCGCAAAATCCTTCGCGAGAATCTTCTATCGCAATGCTATCGACAATGGCTTCTATGTGATTGAATTGCCGGACGCGCTTGAGAAAATCAGCGATGGCGATGAATTGAAAATAGATTTCAAAGCCGGCCTGATAAGAAATGAGACAACAGGCGTTGATATTAAGTTTAATCCGCTGCCCGACTTCGCTTTAGAAATAATCAGCGATGGCGGACTGCTGGAACATATAACCAAAACGCATAAGTAA
- a CDS encoding 3-isopropylmalate dehydratase large subunit produces MGMTITEKILAKAAGQKKVSPGDIINAKIDIIMCHDVTTPAAISMLIEKGIDKVFDSERIVVTPDHFQPAKDIKSAELHKRLDEWANRHNIKHYYKLGRMGVCHALLPEQGHIRPGEVIVGGDSHTCTYGAFACFSTGIGSTDLAAAISTGQLWFKVPASIKFVLKGTLPKGAYSKDVIIAVITRIGVDGALYKAMEFTGPAIAKMSMEARMTITNMAIEAGAKNGVIGFDNVTKQYLDEHLKGKTDYTVYESDEDAEYASVEEFDCAKLEPMVAMPHLPSNGVPIGKCAGKVMDQAYIGSCTNGRIEDLRIAAKIIKGKKVAIRTIVVPATPEIWKQAMDEKLFDIFYAAGCVIAAPTCGACLGGFMGVLAEGEKCVSTTNRNFVGRMGHPKSEVYLASPATAAASAVEGKLTDPRKYM; encoded by the coding sequence ATGGGAATGACAATAACTGAAAAAATTTTAGCGAAAGCAGCGGGCCAAAAGAAAGTCTCGCCTGGCGATATAATAAACGCGAAGATTGACATCATTATGTGCCACGATGTAACAACACCGGCGGCTATTTCAATGCTGATCGAAAAAGGTATAGACAAGGTATTCGACTCCGAAAGAATAGTCGTAACGCCCGACCACTTTCAGCCTGCTAAAGACATCAAGAGTGCCGAACTCCACAAGCGTCTTGACGAATGGGCAAATCGCCATAACATAAAACATTATTATAAGCTCGGCAGGATGGGCGTCTGTCACGCGCTGCTGCCGGAACAGGGACATATCAGGCCTGGTGAGGTAATCGTCGGCGGCGATTCGCATACGTGCACATACGGTGCGTTTGCGTGTTTCAGCACTGGTATCGGCTCGACTGATTTGGCAGCGGCCATTTCGACAGGTCAGCTTTGGTTCAAAGTCCCTGCGTCAATAAAGTTTGTGCTCAAAGGGACGCTGCCCAAAGGCGCTTACAGCAAGGACGTAATTATTGCTGTGATTACACGAATAGGCGTCGATGGTGCGCTCTATAAGGCGATGGAATTCACCGGCCCTGCGATTGCGAAAATGTCAATGGAAGCGAGAATGACCATAACGAATATGGCCATCGAAGCAGGTGCAAAAAACGGCGTCATCGGTTTTGACAATGTCACAAAACAGTATCTCGACGAACATCTGAAAGGGAAAACCGATTACACCGTGTACGAATCCGACGAAGATGCTGAATATGCAAGCGTTGAAGAATTCGACTGCGCCAAATTAGAACCAATGGTAGCGATGCCGCACCTGCCCAGCAATGGTGTGCCTATCGGCAAATGCGCCGGCAAGGTAATGGACCAGGCGTATATCGGAAGCTGCACCAACGGCAGAATCGAAGATTTAAGAATAGCGGCCAAAATTATAAAAGGCAAAAAAGTTGCCATAAGGACCATCGTTGTCCCTGCAACGCCTGAAATCTGGAAACAGGCGATGGATGAAAAGCTGTTCGATATATTCTACGCGGCCGGTTGCGTAATCGCTGCGCCCACTTGTGGTGCGTGTCTCGGCGGCTTTATGGGTGTGTTAGCCGAAGGCGAGAAGTGCGTCAGCACAACCAATAGAAATTTCGTCGGCAGAATGGGGCATCCAAAGAGCGAAGTCTATTTAGCTTCGCCCGCCACCGCTGCAGCAAGTGCGGTTGAAGGGAAACTAACCGACCCAAGAAAGTATATGTGA